A window from Triticum aestivum cultivar Chinese Spring chromosome 6D, IWGSC CS RefSeq v2.1, whole genome shotgun sequence encodes these proteins:
- the LOC123146195 gene encoding serine/threonine-protein kinase PCRK1 produces the protein MRCLPFLHGGDAKDDDRRTGPSAGMSASVRSFSTEESTERGDPRSGSDLNSINVSDMSAESIRRTQYPSFTDRPANLRVFTFPELKAATRNFSRSLMVGEGGFGCVYRGVIKGSDDPTERVEIAVKQLNRKGVQGQKEWLTEMNVLGIVEHPNLVKLIGYCADDDERGMQRLLVYEYMPNGSVDDHLASRSTSTLSWPMRLKVALDAARGLKYLHEEMDFQVIFRDLKTSNILLDENWNAKLSDFGLARHGPQEGLSHVSTAVVGTLGYAAPEYMQTGRLTAKSDIWGYGVLLYELITGRRPIDRNRPKGEQKLLDWVKPYISDVKRFPIIVDPRLEGHYNLKSMTRLAGVANRCLLRLPKTRPKMSEVYEMVQKIVDSVEIGPPEPPLHYHGSVSGPGAKRTKKGSLKRRLQEFKFGCRQIVWRGWKPEIIKTC, from the exons atgaGGTGCCTGCCGTTCCTGCACGGCGGGGACGCCAAGGACGACGACCGGCGCACGGGCCCCAGCGCCGGCATGTCGGCCTCGGTGCGCTCCTTCAGCACCGAGGAGTCCACGGAGCGCGGCGACCCGCGCTCCggctccgacctcaactccatcaACGTCTCCGACATGAGCGCCGAGTCCATCCGCCGGACGCAGTACCCCAGCTTCACCGACCGCCCCGCCAACCTCCGGGTCTTCACCTTCCCCGAGCTCAAGGCCGCCACCCGCAACTTCAGCCGCTCCCTCATGGTCGGCGAGGGCGGCTTCGGCTGCGTCTACAGGGGCGTCATCAAGGGCTCCGACGACCCCACCGAGCGCGTCGAGATCGCCGTCAAGCAGCTGAACCGCAAGGGAGTCCAG GGGCAGAAGGAGTGGTTAACAGAAATGAACGTGCTTGGGATTGTTGAGCACCCAAACCTTGTCAAACTGATAGGTTACTGTGCGGACGACGATGAGCGGGGAATGCAGCGGCTTCTGGTATACGAATACATGCCCAACGGAAGCGTGGATGACCACTTGGCAAGTAGGTCAACCTCAACTCTGTCATGGCCAATGAGACTGAAAGTAGCTCTTGATGCTGCTCGTGGACTCAAGTATCTGCACGAGGAGATGGACTTTCAG gttattttccgagacCTGAAGACATCTAACATTCTATTAGATGAGAACTGGAATGCAAAATTATCAGACTTCGGATTGGCTAGGCATGGACCACAGGAAGGGCTATCCCATGTCTCCACAGCG GTTGTTGGAACTCTAGGATACGCCGCGCCGGAGTACATGCAAACCGGGCGCCTCACCGCAAAAAGTGACATATGGGGCTACGGCGTGCTCCTCTACGAGCTCATCACCGGCCGGCGTCCCATCGACCGGAACCGCCCAAAGGGCGAGCAGAAGCTCCTGGACTGGGTGAAACCGTACATCTCCGACGTCAAGCGGTTCCCCATCATCGTCGACCCGCGGCTCGAGGGACACTACAACCTCAAGTCCATGACGAGGCTGGCCGGCGTGGCAAACCGCTGCCTCCTGCGGCTACCAAAGACGCGCCCGAAGATGAGCGAGGTGTACGAGATGGTCCAGAAGATCGTCGACAGCGTCGAGATCGGCCCACCGGAGCCTCCCCTGCACTACCACGGCTCGGTGTCCGGACCGGGCGCAAAGCGGACCAAGAAAGGGTCGCTGAAGAGGAGGCTCCAGGAGTTCAAGTTCGGGTGCCGACAGATCGTGTGGCGGGGCTGGAAACCTGAGATCATAAAGACCTGCTGA